One genomic segment of Flavobacteriaceae bacterium includes these proteins:
- a CDS encoding transposase yields MKTNEIIGIDVSKLLIDVCIYSKQIVQQFENSKSGFKLMLKWSFKNSSFSKEETMFVFEHTGMYSHLLSVSLTEQKLSFFIASGLEIKRSIGIARGKDDQIDAKRIALYGYRLKEELKPSKLPKRSILQLKSLLSLRTKLNKQRAGFKVTLKEQKRIYKAKEYKIIFDVQQKMIAELTKQIHKINTQMQAIIDQNIMLKETYKLVTSVKGIGMQTAIMMIVFTDNFSKFENWRKFASYCGVAPFPYQSGTSIKGRTKVSHLANKKLKAIINMCAISAIQHNPEMKLYYHKRIKQGKSKMSTVNIIRNKLIARVFAVVKRQTPYVDTFKFAA; encoded by the coding sequence ATGAAAACAAATGAAATTATCGGAATCGATGTCAGTAAATTATTAATTGATGTTTGTATCTATTCTAAACAAATTGTTCAACAGTTTGAGAACAGTAAATCTGGATTTAAATTAATGCTAAAGTGGAGTTTTAAAAATTCGTCTTTCTCTAAAGAAGAAACCATGTTTGTATTTGAACATACAGGAATGTACTCTCATTTATTATCTGTGTCTTTAACTGAACAAAAATTATCTTTTTTCATAGCTTCTGGTTTAGAAATTAAAAGATCTATTGGTATTGCTCGTGGAAAGGATGACCAAATTGATGCCAAACGCATTGCTCTATATGGGTATCGATTAAAAGAAGAACTTAAACCCAGTAAGCTACCTAAAAGAAGTATATTACAACTAAAAAGTCTCTTATCTTTAAGGACAAAACTTAACAAACAAAGAGCTGGTTTTAAAGTTACTTTGAAAGAACAAAAAAGAATTTATAAAGCAAAAGAGTATAAAATAATCTTTGACGTTCAACAAAAAATGATTGCAGAACTAACCAAACAAATACACAAGATTAATACTCAAATGCAAGCTATTATTGACCAAAATATAATGTTAAAAGAAACCTATAAACTTGTTACTAGTGTTAAAGGTATAGGAATGCAAACTGCTATAATGATGATTGTGTTTACTGACAATTTTTCAAAATTTGAAAACTGGAGAAAGTTTGCCTCTTATTGTGGTGTTGCTCCTTTTCCTTACCAATCTGGAACTAGTATTAAAGGACGTACAAAAGTCTCTCATTTGGCTAATAAAAAATTGAAAGCAATTATTAATATGTGCGCTATTTCTGCTATACAACATAACCCAGAAATGAAATTATACTATCATAAAAGAATAAAACAAGGCAAAAGTAAAATGAGTACCGTTAACATTATTAGAAACAAATTAATAGCAAGAGTGTTTGCCGTTGTCAAACGACAAACACCCTATGTAGATACTTTTAAATTTGCTGCATAA
- a CDS encoding peptide deformylase, translated as MILPIVAYGDPVLRKTGEEITADYPDLKELIANMKETMYNAKGVGLAASQIGKAIRLFIIDAVPFADDESISKEEQAALKNFKQVFINAQILKEEGYEWGFSEGCLSIPDVVEEVYRKKKITISYQDENFTTHEETLTGLAARIFQHEYDHIEGILFTDKLTSLKKRIIKKKLDNISRGKIKAGYEMRFPKLKKK; from the coding sequence ATGATTTTGCCGATAGTTGCTTACGGGGATCCTGTTTTAAGAAAAACAGGAGAAGAAATAACTGCTGATTACCCCGATTTGAAAGAACTAATTGCCAATATGAAAGAAACCATGTACAATGCAAAAGGGGTTGGTCTGGCAGCTTCGCAAATAGGGAAAGCCATTCGGTTATTTATTATTGATGCTGTTCCTTTTGCAGATGATGAAAGTATATCTAAAGAAGAACAAGCAGCATTAAAAAATTTTAAACAAGTGTTTATAAATGCACAAATCCTCAAAGAAGAAGGTTATGAATGGGGATTTAGTGAAGGTTGCCTGAGTATTCCGGATGTTGTTGAAGAGGTATACAGGAAAAAGAAAATAACCATTAGTTATCAGGACGAAAACTTTACTACGCATGAGGAAACCTTAACAGGTTTGGCAGCTCGTATTTTTCAACACGAATACGACCATATAGAAGGTATTTTATTTACGGATAAGTTGACTTCTCTTAAAAAAAGAATCATTAAAAAGAAATTGGATAATATTTCCAGAGGAAAAATAAAAGCAGGATATGAAATGCGTTTTCCGAAACTTAAAAAAAAATAA
- a CDS encoding glycosyltransferase, whose amino-acid sequence MKKITTIIPTLNEEERVGNALKSVEFADEIIVIDSFSTDRTLAIVKETKAILLQRKFDDFSSQKNYAIHHASHDWILWLDADEVISDDLRKEVITTLKDPKDFAGFYIYRTFFFMKKALRFSGTQNDKLIRLFNKKYCRYEGVVHEKIKTDRKLGVLNHRILHYSYIGFNRYIEKLELHSKLRSEELYKKGLLLTPYHFIIKPLARFIKHYFIKLGFLDGFQGLVLSYALSYGVLVRYTHLWKLKYMKIKNTETE is encoded by the coding sequence ATGAAAAAGATTACCACTATTATACCTACTCTTAATGAGGAAGAACGTGTAGGAAACGCTTTAAAATCTGTTGAATTTGCCGATGAAATTATTGTAATCGATTCTTTTAGTACTGATCGTACACTGGCAATTGTGAAAGAAACCAAAGCGATTCTTTTGCAACGTAAATTTGACGATTTTTCCAGTCAAAAAAATTACGCTATACATCATGCCAGCCATGATTGGATCTTATGGTTGGACGCAGATGAAGTGATAAGCGACGACTTACGAAAGGAAGTCATAACTACTCTTAAAGATCCAAAGGATTTTGCAGGTTTCTATATTTACAGGACATTTTTCTTTATGAAAAAAGCACTAAGATTTAGCGGTACACAAAATGATAAATTAATTCGGCTTTTTAATAAAAAATATTGCAGGTATGAGGGAGTAGTGCATGAAAAAATAAAAACAGACAGAAAGTTAGGGGTTTTAAACCATAGGATTTTACACTATTCATATATAGGTTTTAACAGATATATTGAAAAACTAGAATTGCATTCCAAGCTTAGATCTGAAGAATTATATAAAAAGGGGTTACTACTAACACCCTATCATTTTATTATAAAACCACTGGCAAGATTTATAAAACACTATTTTATTAAACTGGGTTTTTTAGATGGCTTTCAGGGTCTTGTATTATCGTATGCACTTTCATACGGTGTTTTGGTAAGATATACCCATCTGTGGAAATTAAAATATATGAAGATCAAAAATACTGAAACAGAATGA
- a CDS encoding glycosyltransferase, with amino-acid sequence MSGTFSNVVVSIIIVNYRSWHHLEGCLQALTVIESKQISPEIIVVDNYSADGNLTIFSDRFPRVQFIKNTGNNGFANGCNVGAKKSKGVYLLFLNPDTVANGTVIKKFIAFAKKYKNAGVVSCHQKNPNGHYEKTVRVFPNLFTLFGLTRAIYRKVYKSKIKNQYLGEQVVCPDWVSGSVIFMSRSWYTQVKGWNEAYWMYYEDVDLCKRVQEANGDIVLLKDVEMIHNHGGASRLNIKTAAITKTEVLISKHVYISNRFRGLHNFLSQLLVIVNNLIFKTVLASFGIIFFFIPKLRLNLYIYLKLMTYYMHAVIRKTWLSKRSIKYMKQLNA; translated from the coding sequence ATGTCAGGTACTTTTTCAAATGTTGTGGTTTCGATCATTATTGTTAACTATAGAAGTTGGCATCATTTGGAAGGTTGTCTGCAAGCGTTAACAGTTATAGAATCAAAGCAAATTTCTCCGGAAATTATCGTAGTTGATAACTATTCGGCTGATGGGAATTTAACCATTTTTTCAGATAGATTTCCAAGAGTCCAGTTTATAAAAAATACGGGGAATAACGGATTTGCCAATGGTTGTAATGTAGGAGCAAAAAAATCGAAAGGGGTTTATTTGCTTTTTTTAAATCCCGATACTGTTGCAAATGGAACCGTAATCAAAAAATTTATAGCATTTGCCAAAAAATATAAAAACGCAGGTGTTGTTTCTTGTCATCAAAAAAATCCCAATGGCCATTATGAAAAAACGGTTCGGGTATTTCCAAATCTTTTTACGCTATTCGGGCTCACCAGGGCTATTTATAGAAAAGTGTACAAATCAAAAATCAAAAACCAATATTTAGGCGAACAGGTTGTTTGCCCCGATTGGGTTTCCGGTTCTGTTATTTTTATGAGCAGGAGTTGGTATACACAGGTAAAGGGTTGGAATGAAGCTTACTGGATGTATTATGAAGATGTTGACCTTTGTAAAAGAGTACAAGAAGCTAATGGTGATATTGTGTTACTAAAAGATGTAGAAATGATACATAATCACGGAGGGGCATCAAGACTTAATATAAAAACAGCAGCTATTACCAAAACAGAAGTGTTAATCTCCAAACACGTATATATCAGTAACCGTTTTAGAGGCTTACACAATTTTTTAAGTCAATTACTGGTTATCGTAAATAATCTCATTTTTAAAACGGTTTTAGCAAGCTTCGGGATTATTTTCTTTTTTATTCCTAAATTGCGACTCAACCTGTATATTTATCTGAAATTGATGACATATTATATGCATGCAGTCATCAGAAAAACGTGGTTGAGTAAAAGAAGCATAAAGTACATGAAACAGTTAAATGCATAA
- a CDS encoding HD domain-containing protein, whose protein sequence is MQYQHPKKAVTSAIFTIISEASKQLQIHSYVIGGFVRDHILKRGVAKDIDIVTIGDGIELAKKVASFLPNKPPVQIFKTYGTAMLRYEDMEIEFVGARKESYAPDSRNPNVTPGTLEDDQNRRDFTINALAISLNENDFGLLLDPFEGIQDLDKKMIRTPLDANITYSDDPLRMMRAIRFATQLNFQIESQSLNAIVKNAHRLKIITRERIVDELHKIMSSPLPSIGFLLLEKTKLLDRILPELIALKGVEDIEGQRHKDNFYHTLEVVDNISRHTEDLWLRWAALLHDIGKAPTKRFDKKSGWTFHGHEFVGSKMVYTLFKRLKMPLNKKMKFVQKMVLLSSRPIALANDVTDSAVRRLIFNAGDDIDSLMTLCEADITTKNHKKFKRYHRNFQKVREKIKEVEERDSIRNFQPPVSGEEIMKTFNLQPCREIGQIKEAVKEAILEGKIPNEYKASYDFMIQKGIEIGLAIDRGNIKNASSDL, encoded by the coding sequence ATGCAGTATCAGCACCCGAAAAAAGCAGTAACATCGGCTATTTTTACCATCATATCCGAAGCATCAAAGCAATTGCAAATACACAGTTATGTGATAGGAGGTTTTGTACGTGATCATATACTAAAAAGAGGAGTCGCCAAAGATATTGATATCGTAACAATAGGAGATGGAATTGAACTGGCTAAAAAAGTAGCTTCTTTCTTACCGAACAAACCCCCGGTTCAGATTTTTAAAACCTACGGAACCGCTATGTTGCGATATGAAGACATGGAAATTGAGTTCGTCGGCGCACGAAAAGAATCGTATGCACCGGATAGTAGAAACCCTAACGTTACTCCGGGAACATTAGAAGATGACCAGAATCGAAGAGATTTTACTATAAATGCCCTGGCAATTAGTTTAAATGAAAATGATTTCGGCCTATTATTAGACCCTTTTGAAGGAATACAAGATCTAGATAAAAAAATGATCAGAACTCCCTTAGATGCGAATATCACATATTCTGACGACCCATTACGGATGATGAGAGCCATTCGTTTTGCAACACAATTGAATTTTCAAATTGAATCACAATCGTTAAATGCAATTGTTAAAAATGCACACCGGTTAAAGATCATTACGAGAGAACGTATTGTAGATGAATTACATAAAATCATGAGTTCTCCGCTTCCTTCTATCGGATTTTTACTGTTGGAAAAGACGAAATTACTAGACCGGATTTTACCCGAATTAATCGCTTTGAAAGGGGTAGAGGACATAGAAGGACAAAGACATAAAGATAATTTTTATCATACGTTAGAGGTCGTAGATAACATTTCCAGGCATACGGAAGATTTGTGGTTGCGGTGGGCTGCATTGCTCCACGATATAGGAAAAGCACCTACAAAGAGATTTGACAAAAAATCCGGATGGACATTTCACGGACATGAATTTGTAGGTTCTAAAATGGTATATACATTATTCAAGCGTTTAAAAATGCCATTGAATAAGAAGATGAAATTTGTCCAGAAAATGGTATTGTTAAGTTCAAGGCCTATTGCATTGGCTAATGATGTTACAGATTCGGCCGTGCGGCGTCTGATATTTAACGCCGGTGATGATATTGACAGCTTAATGACTTTATGCGAAGCAGATATTACAACCAAGAACCACAAAAAGTTTAAAAGATATCACCGGAATTTTCAAAAAGTTCGTGAAAAGATAAAAGAAGTAGAAGAAAGGGATAGCATACGAAATTTTCAACCGCCGGTCTCAGGAGAGGAAATTATGAAAACTTTTAACTTACAGCCTTGCCGAGAAATAGGGCAAATTAAAGAAGCTGTTAAAGAAGCTATTTTGGAAGGCAAAATTCCTAATGAGTACAAAGCTTCTTATGATTTTATGATACAAAAAGGAATAGAAATAGGACTTGCTATTGACCGGGGAAATATAAAAAATGCTAGTTCTGATTTGTAG
- a CDS encoding methyltransferase domain-containing protein, with protein MHKKKDEYYKNIRPEMLVFIPKSAKKMLEIGCGEGNFSAQLVTDDNEIWAVEPYKPSAEKASEKLFKVVIGTLDDTLDTLPNDYFDVIIMNDVIEHLLEPWNDIVKLKSKLNTHGVLVTSIPNVRYSKNLFKMLFNRDWKYTNDLILDRTHFRFFTKKSIKRMYRECGYSIQKMKGINITKSFFYFPFAIFFNILFLGSQLDMFYMQYATVAKKEV; from the coding sequence ATGCATAAAAAAAAAGACGAATACTATAAGAATATTAGACCGGAAATGTTGGTTTTTATTCCCAAATCTGCAAAAAAGATGTTAGAGATAGGTTGCGGCGAGGGAAATTTTTCTGCGCAATTAGTTACGGATGATAATGAAATCTGGGCTGTAGAGCCTTATAAACCCTCTGCTGAAAAAGCTTCAGAAAAACTATTTAAGGTAGTTATCGGAACTTTAGATGATACGTTGGACACATTACCTAATGATTATTTTGATGTAATCATTATGAATGATGTGATAGAACATCTATTAGAGCCTTGGAATGATATTGTAAAACTAAAATCAAAACTAAACACTCATGGAGTTTTAGTGACTTCCATTCCTAATGTCAGATATTCCAAAAATCTTTTCAAGATGCTATTTAACAGAGATTGGAAATATACGAACGATCTTATTTTAGACAGGACTCACTTTCGGTTTTTTACTAAAAAAAGTATCAAAAGAATGTATCGCGAATGTGGTTACAGTATTCAAAAAATGAAAGGGATTAATATTACAAAATCATTTTTTTACTTCCCCTTTGCCATCTTTTTTAATATCCTGTTTTTAGGGTCGCAACTAGATATGTTTTATATGCAATATGCTACTGTTGCTAAAAAAGAAGTATAA
- a CDS encoding lipopolysaccharide biosynthesis protein produces the protein MIDTIFIKIKKSNLYYYITVFVRLAVPPFYYRLRLNSWLSKKKNYDKKIIDSRLNYYISTQKTSIHSKTSIHSKTSIPLNRIKKPQRGGMYYFDFKLIAQYFVPKKRVHYLWGDITENQSVPTIVKSRPIAHTGNSVVMKLDRLRHFNFVNDHLSFSEKKDQIVWRGMLHNESRKMAVEKFHQHSDCNIGEYGSKNPKIKGAKGFLSISQQLKYKFILSIEGHDVATNLKWIMSSNSLCFMPKPTYETWYMEGRLIPDYHYVLIRDDYSDLLEKMTYYKNNEPESQKIIDNAHSWVAQFKDEKLEKLLSILVLKKYFEATNQN, from the coding sequence ATGATAGATACTATTTTTATAAAAATAAAAAAATCAAATCTATACTATTATATAACGGTTTTTGTAAGGTTGGCTGTTCCGCCATTTTATTACCGGTTAAGACTCAATTCCTGGTTATCTAAAAAGAAAAATTATGATAAAAAAATCATTGATTCCAGGCTAAATTATTACATATCAACACAAAAAACATCAATTCACTCAAAAACATCAATTCACTCAAAAACATCAATTCCATTAAATCGGATCAAAAAACCTCAGAGAGGAGGTATGTATTATTTTGATTTTAAATTGATTGCTCAATATTTTGTTCCCAAAAAAAGAGTGCATTATCTGTGGGGTGATATTACTGAAAACCAATCTGTGCCTACGATTGTAAAAAGCAGGCCTATCGCACACACCGGAAATTCAGTTGTCATGAAATTAGATCGATTGCGACATTTTAATTTTGTAAACGACCATCTTTCCTTTTCGGAGAAAAAAGATCAGATCGTCTGGCGAGGCATGTTACATAATGAAAGCAGGAAAATGGCAGTTGAAAAATTTCATCAGCATTCCGATTGTAATATAGGAGAATATGGTAGTAAAAATCCGAAAATCAAAGGTGCAAAAGGGTTTTTAAGTATTTCTCAACAATTGAAATATAAATTTATTTTATCTATAGAAGGACATGATGTTGCAACCAATCTCAAATGGATCATGTCATCTAACTCACTGTGCTTCATGCCAAAACCTACCTATGAAACCTGGTATATGGAAGGCAGATTAATCCCTGATTATCATTATGTTTTAATCCGGGATGATTATTCGGATCTTCTTGAAAAAATGACCTATTATAAAAATAATGAACCGGAATCACAAAAAATCATCGACAATGCTCATTCGTGGGTTGCGCAGTTTAAAGATGAAAAATTAGAAAAACTACTTTCTATTCTTGTTCTGAAAAAATATTTTGAAGCTACAAATCAGAACTAG
- the ruvX gene encoding Holliday junction resolvase RuvX: protein MSRIIALDFGKKRTGIAITDELQLIASGLTTVKTPDIIPFLEAYFKNEGVELIVVGKPKQMDNSDSQSEIFILPLVKKLKMAFPDVPVKRMDERFTSKMAFQTMIDSGLSRKKRQNKALVDEISATIILQSYLHSK, encoded by the coding sequence ATGAGTCGAATCATTGCTTTAGATTTTGGTAAAAAAAGAACAGGTATTGCTATTACGGATGAATTGCAGCTCATTGCATCCGGCTTAACAACTGTTAAAACACCGGATATTATCCCTTTTTTAGAAGCCTATTTCAAAAATGAAGGCGTAGAATTAATTGTGGTAGGAAAACCCAAACAAATGGACAATTCAGACAGTCAAAGTGAGATTTTTATACTCCCTTTAGTAAAAAAACTAAAGATGGCTTTTCCGGATGTTCCCGTAAAAAGAATGGATGAACGTTTTACTTCCAAAATGGCTTTTCAAACTATGATTGATAGTGGGCTTAGTAGGAAAAAACGCCAAAATAAGGCATTGGTAGATGAAATTAGTGCTACGATTATTTTACAATCTTACCTGCACAGCAAATAA
- a CDS encoding 2,3,4,5-tetrahydropyridine-2,6-dicarboxylate N-succinyltransferase — translation MNLLQDTIEKAWSNRELLSEEATVQAIREVIHLLDIGALRVAKPTEDGWTVNEWVKKAVVLYFPIQKMEVLEAGIFEYHDKIPLKKKYREKGVRVVPNAVARHGAYIAAGTILMPSYVNIGAYVDEGTMVDTWATVGSCAQIGKNVHLSGGVGIGGVLEPLQVAPVIIEDGAFIGSRCIVVEGVRVEKDAVLGANVVLTMSTKIIDVTGDEPLEMRGKVPERSVVIPGSYTKKFPSGAYQVPCALIIGKRKESTDKKTSLNEVLREYHVAV, via the coding sequence ATGAATTTACTACAAGATACTATAGAAAAAGCGTGGAGTAATAGAGAGTTGTTATCAGAAGAGGCAACTGTACAGGCGATAAGAGAAGTAATACATTTGTTAGATATAGGGGCGTTGCGTGTAGCGAAACCAACGGAGGATGGATGGACGGTAAATGAGTGGGTTAAAAAGGCTGTTGTATTGTATTTCCCTATCCAAAAAATGGAGGTACTGGAAGCTGGAATTTTTGAATATCACGATAAAATACCATTAAAAAAGAAGTATCGGGAAAAAGGTGTACGGGTTGTGCCTAATGCAGTTGCCCGTCATGGTGCCTATATCGCTGCAGGCACTATTCTGATGCCCAGCTATGTAAACATCGGGGCGTATGTGGATGAAGGAACCATGGTGGATACCTGGGCCACTGTAGGAAGCTGTGCACAAATCGGCAAAAATGTACACCTGTCAGGAGGTGTGGGAATCGGAGGAGTCTTGGAACCGTTACAGGTGGCACCGGTTATTATAGAAGACGGAGCGTTTATCGGTTCAAGATGTATTGTTGTGGAAGGTGTCAGAGTTGAGAAAGATGCGGTTTTGGGAGCCAATGTGGTTTTGACAATGAGCACCAAAATTATAGATGTAACAGGGGATGAACCGTTAGAAATGAGAGGGAAGGTCCCTGAAAGATCCGTAGTTATCCCGGGAAGTTATACTAAAAAATTTCCATCAGGAGCATACCAGGTACCCTGTGCATTAATTATTGGTAAAAGAAAAGAAAGTACCGACAAAAAAACTTCATTGAATGAGGTACTCAGAGAATATCATGTAGCTGTCTAG
- a CDS encoding threonylcarbamoyl-AMP synthase codes for MSIEQEIKQSLYQLKNEGIILYPTDTVWGLGCDATHSEAVRKLYALKKRNESKSLVVLVDSLEMLQEYVATIPETALTIINVNEKPTTIIYNNPIGFPKNVVNSGHTVAIRIPDHLFCKKLIRTFGKPIVSTSANISGFPTPKSFSEITASVLEGVDYIVNLEREKIADKSSTIIKINGNVVEVIRI; via the coding sequence ATGTCGATTGAGCAGGAAATAAAACAATCATTGTATCAATTAAAAAACGAGGGGATTATACTCTATCCTACGGATACGGTTTGGGGGCTGGGATGCGATGCTACCCATTCGGAAGCTGTTCGAAAGTTATATGCTTTAAAAAAAAGAAATGAAAGCAAAAGTTTAGTAGTATTGGTAGATTCTTTGGAAATGCTGCAAGAATATGTTGCAACAATCCCTGAAACAGCATTGACTATTATAAACGTTAATGAAAAACCTACAACTATTATCTATAATAATCCAATCGGATTTCCAAAAAATGTTGTGAATTCGGGTCATACCGTTGCCATAAGAATACCCGATCATCTATTTTGTAAAAAGTTGATACGCACATTTGGAAAACCCATTGTTTCAACATCGGCAAATATCAGCGGATTTCCTACTCCAAAATCCTTTTCCGAAATAACAGCATCCGTATTAGAAGGCGTAGATTATATAGTAAATCTGGAACGTGAGAAAATTGCAGATAAATCATCTACTATTATAAAGATAAACGGGAATGTTGTTGAAGTAATAAGAATCTAA
- the kdsB gene encoding 3-deoxy-manno-octulosonate cytidylyltransferase, with product MKAIAMIPARYGSTRFPGKLIADLGGKPVIVRTYEAAVATNLFDEVYVVTGSKIIKEVIENYEGKVLMSSKEHECGTDRIAEAVENLEVDIVVNVQGDEPFVKKEPLEKVLAVFKDKNATQIDLASLMQEITNWEDINNPNNVKVIVGKYNFALYFSRSPIPYPRDKNAGARYFKHIGVYAFRKQALLDFYNSPMLPLEGAEKIEGIRYLEYGKKIKMVTTGSMGIEIDTPEDLVKAQKFIAKKRSNKNQ from the coding sequence ATGAAAGCTATAGCCATGATTCCCGCACGTTACGGGTCTACACGCTTTCCTGGTAAGTTAATAGCCGATTTGGGAGGAAAGCCTGTAATTGTCCGTACGTATGAAGCTGCAGTAGCAACAAATCTTTTTGATGAAGTATATGTGGTTACCGGTAGCAAAATTATCAAGGAAGTTATTGAAAATTACGAAGGAAAAGTATTGATGAGTAGTAAAGAACATGAATGCGGTACAGATAGAATTGCAGAGGCAGTTGAAAATTTGGAAGTAGATATTGTAGTAAATGTTCAGGGAGATGAGCCCTTTGTAAAAAAAGAACCTTTGGAAAAAGTATTAGCTGTTTTTAAAGATAAAAATGCTACTCAAATTGATTTAGCTTCATTAATGCAGGAGATCACTAATTGGGAAGATATAAACAATCCCAATAACGTGAAGGTAATTGTTGGTAAATACAATTTTGCATTGTATTTTTCCCGTTCGCCAATTCCGTATCCCAGAGATAAAAATGCCGGAGCACGCTATTTTAAGCATATTGGAGTATACGCATTTCGGAAACAAGCTCTTTTAGATTTTTACAATTCACCTATGCTTCCTCTGGAAGGAGCGGAGAAAATAGAAGGTATCCGTTATTTAGAATACGGCAAAAAAATAAAAATGGTGACAACTGGCTCTATGGGGATTGAAATTGACACACCGGAAGATTTAGTAAAAGCACAGAAATTTATAGCTAAAAAAAGAAGTAACAAAAATCAATGA